A genomic segment from Triticum dicoccoides isolate Atlit2015 ecotype Zavitan chromosome 1A, WEW_v2.0, whole genome shotgun sequence encodes:
- the LOC119280734 gene encoding transmembrane protein 18-like — MEGVQAAVTAHLDQVSGLVQALSSELRSGIGPAADSLLAFVRAVDWTEPWLLCLMAFHAGLLLTAVGLRRNANLQFFFLFLAYSGVYLAEKINIYLAEHWKIFASRNYFDRAGVFVSVVWSGPLVFISIVTVVSSLITLCQLMVKWKRAELRHRARLARDKEE; from the exons ATGGAGGGGGTGCAGGCGGCCGTGACGGCGCACCTGGACCAGGTGTCGGGCCTCGTCCAGGCGCTCTCCTCCGAGCTCCGCAGCGGGATcggccccgccgccgacagcctgcTCGCCTTCGTCCGCGCCGTCGACTGGACG GAGCCATGGCTGCTGTGCTTGATGGCGTTCCACGCGGGCCTGCTGCTGACGGCCGTCGGGCTGAGGAGGAATGCCAACCTgcagttcttcttcttgtttcTTGCTT ATTCAGGGGTGTATCTAGCTGAAAAGATAAACATCTACCTAGCAGAGCACTGGAAGATCTTCGCCAGCCGGAATTACTTTGACCGCGCTGGAGTTTTCGTCTCCGTTGTTTGGTCCGGCCCCCTTGTCTTCATATCTATCGTCACCGTG GTTAGCTCTCTTATTACACTGTGCCAGTTAATGGTGAAATGGAAGAGAGCAGAACTAAGGCATCGGGCTCGTCTTGCTCGTGACAAGGAGGAATGA
- the LOC119280722 gene encoding uncharacterized protein At5g49945-like, with protein MAAPSWIRLPRATVILLLLALHLSLSLAAQFEGFDSDELPSAAAADVASSDDDDEGLDIDLPPPPPITVSVSAPSPPVTTTTTAANPNLTPNPAVTPPNPTPSLDFWDEDEFEGIPVPEAAASGDSSAPAESASSDPSAEEAAEAAPAAPRGPAELLRAFAVEIACVSFLICFVLNYFTGKRQNEAIALAWATKFATRDSIFDKNFSLLGTGDGKDTPLLLKEGQDVFKFYASGRRFCQGVLATMEMRARHDLLSKLLELVFPRKDTITFEVVMNEDAMDHVMVAVARKKAAKAMQKEERDLQKFASVLAPASAGKKWVADELAVVAESKEVAGDMITEAVLDQVLGEKAFEKMGKWFISLHFSDQLAGSYKKVLSFKFVLPDANNMADMTKLVALVPFYIDLVGRYKLSSHARSKTDAARTKAAQEAFRELQGVRQETLLRKKAEKKKLMEEAEAKLSAEVLRKKEEKERNRQMKKGAPKVKMLRS; from the exons ATGGCGGCGCCGAGCTGGATCCGGCTGCCGCGCGCCACCGTAATCCTGCTCCTGCTCGCCctccacctctccctctccctcgccgcccAGTTCGAGGGGTTCGACTCCGACGAgctcccctccgccgccgccgccgacgtcgcgTCCTCCGACGATGACGACGAGGGGCTCGACATCGACCTCCCGCCCCCTCCTCCCATCACCGTCTCCGTCTCCGCCCCTTCCCCTCCCGTGACCACCACCACCACTGCCGCAAACCCTAACCTCACCCCCAACCCCGCGGTCACGCCCCCGAATCCCACCCCCTCGCTCGACTTCTGGGACGAGGACGAGTTCGAGGGCATCCCCGTTCCAGAAGCGGCGGCCTCCGGCGACTCCTCCGCGCCGGCCGAGTCCGCCTCGTCAGATCCCTCCGCCGAGGAAGCGGCCGAGGCGGCGCCGGCCGCGCCGAGGGGCCccgcggagctcctccgcgcgttcGCCGTCGAGATCGCGTGCGTCAGCTTCCTGATCTGCTTCGTGCTCAACTACTTCACCGGGAAGCGGCAGAACGAGGCGATCGCGCTGGCCTGGGCCACCAAGTTCGCCACCAGGGACTCCATCTTCGACAAGAACTTCAGCCTCCTCGGCACCGGCGACGGGAAGGACACGCCGCTCCTGCTCAAGGAAGGGCAGGACGTGTTCAAGTTCTACGCCAGCGGCAGGCGCTTCTGCCAGGGGGTGCTCGCCACCATGGAGATGCGTGCGCGGCACGACCTGCTGTCCAAGCTGCTGGAGCTGGTCTTCCCCAGGAAGGACACCATCACTTTCGAGGTGGTGATGAACGAGGATGCCATGGATCACGTGATGGTGGCTGTGGCTAGGAAGAAGGCGGCCAAGGCGATGCAGAAGGAGGAGAGGGATCTGCAGAAGTTTGCCTCTGTTCTCGCTCCTGCATCCGCTGGGAAGAAGTGGGTTGCAGATGAGCTTGCAGTGGTGGCCGAGTCAAAGGAGGTTGCTGGGGATATGATCACTGAGGCTGTGCTGGATCAG GTGCTTGGCGAGAAAGCTTTCGAGAAAATGGGGAAGTGGTTCATCTCACTTCATTTTTCAGATCAACTGGcaggctcttacaagaaagtcctCTCATTCAAGTTTGTGCTGCCAGATGCAAACAACATGGCTGATATGACAAAATTAGTTGCTCTTGTGCCATTCTACATTGATTTGGTTGGACGATACAAGCTGAGCTCACAT GCACGCTCAAAAACTGATGCTGCTAGGACGAAGGCCGCCCAGGAGGCTTTCAGGGAACTTCAGGGTGTCAGGCAGGAAACCCTGCTGaggaaaaaggccgaaaagaaaaaACTCATGGAAGAGGCAGAGGCCAAACTTAGCGCCGAGGTACTCCggaagaaagaagagaaagagCGGAATCGGCAGATGAAGAAGGGGGCGCCCAAAGTTAAAATGCTGCGCTCGTAA